In Acidobacteriota bacterium, the following proteins share a genomic window:
- a CDS encoding iron ABC transporter permease: protein MTVEAVEPTAPAAGDIPRRRAPLWLAAPAVLTALAVSLPLVYLFVRSAQGGLGPYLETVLSERTGELLVATLGLVVGTVALALLVAVPLAWLVARTDLPGRRLWAVAGALPLVFPSYVSAFALVAALGPRGYLQSFLGVERLPEFIYGYGGALVALGLFTYPYVYLLLVAGFRQLDPALEESSRTLGAGRWKTFFRVILPQLQPALFGGSLLVVLYTLSDFGAVSIVRYDTFTLSIYSAYQGLFDRTVAASLATVLVTLTVGFILLEALLLRRLRPRPARVGRLPEVVPLGRWRLPALAFVVLLKAVTLGVPGVVITHWALRAFDAAAFLAGIGPAALGSLSASLTAALLAMVLSLPLASWALRYPGLWSRFAERASHSGYALPGIVIALSLVFFVARYLRPAYQTLGLLVAAYVIRFLPEALVASRAALQAVGQRFEEASRSLGRGPWRTLTGLTVPLARKGVLAGGGLVFLTAMKELPATLILRPIGFETLATRVWSAASEGIYSQAAAPAFALVALSAVPVYGLIIRPALQGREVA, encoded by the coding sequence ATGACGGTCGAGGCGGTAGAGCCGACGGCGCCGGCGGCCGGGGACATTCCCCGGCGACGGGCACCCCTTTGGCTCGCCGCTCCGGCCGTGCTGACCGCTCTGGCGGTCTCCCTGCCGCTGGTCTATCTCTTCGTGCGCTCGGCCCAGGGCGGGCTCGGGCCGTATCTCGAAACCGTCCTTTCCGAGCGCACCGGCGAGCTGCTGGTGGCGACCTTGGGCCTGGTCGTGGGCACCGTGGCTTTGGCCCTGCTGGTGGCCGTGCCACTGGCCTGGCTGGTGGCGCGCACCGATCTGCCCGGCCGTCGCCTGTGGGCGGTGGCCGGAGCCCTGCCGTTGGTCTTCCCGTCCTACGTTTCGGCATTCGCCCTGGTGGCGGCGCTGGGTCCCCGGGGGTACTTGCAGTCGTTCCTCGGGGTCGAGCGTCTGCCAGAGTTCATCTATGGCTATGGCGGCGCCCTCGTCGCCCTCGGCCTGTTCACCTACCCTTACGTCTACCTGCTGCTGGTGGCTGGATTCCGCCAGCTCGACCCTGCCCTCGAGGAGTCCTCGCGCACCCTCGGCGCCGGTCGTTGGAAGACCTTTTTCCGGGTCATCCTGCCGCAGCTCCAGCCCGCCCTTTTCGGCGGCTCGCTGCTGGTGGTGCTCTACACCCTGTCCGACTTCGGCGCCGTTTCGATCGTGCGCTACGATACCTTCACGCTGTCCATTTACAGTGCCTATCAAGGCCTCTTCGATCGCACCGTCGCCGCTTCGCTGGCGACCGTCCTGGTGACCTTGACGGTTGGATTCATCCTCCTCGAAGCCCTTTTGTTGCGCCGCTTGCGACCTCGTCCGGCCCGCGTTGGTCGGCTTCCGGAGGTGGTTCCACTGGGCCGCTGGCGGCTGCCGGCCCTCGCTTTTGTTGTGCTTTTGAAGGCCGTGACCCTGGGGGTTCCTGGAGTCGTGATCACCCACTGGGCGCTGCGCGCTTTCGACGCCGCGGCCTTCCTCGCGGGCATCGGGCCGGCCGCCCTGGGCTCCCTGTCGGCCTCTCTGACGGCCGCCCTGCTGGCGATGGTTCTGTCGCTACCGCTGGCTTCCTGGGCCTTGCGCTATCCCGGCCTGTGGAGCCGTTTCGCGGAGCGCGCCAGCCATTCCGGCTACGCTCTCCCGGGGATCGTGATCGCCCTCTCCTTGGTGTTCTTCGTCGCTCGCTACCTGCGCCCCGCCTATCAGACTCTGGGGCTGTTGGTGGCGGCCTACGTGATTCGCTTCCTCCCGGAGGCGCTGGTCGCCAGTCGAGCCGCCCTGCAGGCCGTCGGACAGCGTTTCGAAGAAGCTTCCCGCAGCCTCGGACGAGGCCCCTGGCGCACCCTCACCGGTCTCACCGTGCCGCTGGCCCGCAAGGGCGTGCTGGCCGGCGGTGGGTTGGTGTTTCTGACCGCCATGAAAGAGCTTCCGGCGACCCTCATCCTGCGGCCGATCGGCTTTGAAACGCTCGCCACTCGGGTGTGGAGCGCGGCGTCCGAAGGCATCTACTCGCAGGCGGCGGCACCGGCCTTCGCCCTGGTGGCGCTGTCGGCCGTGCCGGTCTATGGCTTGATCATTCGGCCGGCTTTGCAGGGCCGGGAGGTGGCATGA